CCGGCTAAACTGATCGAGACGTATAGGGTTTCGATTCGTTCAGGAGTAAGTCAGATCGCCCTAATCTGAGAAGGCGGTTGCATATGACGGGGAGACAAGCGTTGCTGCTCGGGACATCGTTGGTTACGGCCTTGTGGTTTTGGCAGCGAGGAACCGCTGCCGTAGTAGTCGGAAGCCCGATTGTGCGGATAGCAGAATTGGAGATTGATTCACCGCAACTTGACGCCTACAAACTCGCCCTTAAAGAAGAGATCGAGACTTCGATTCGTGTTGAACCGGGCGTCTTGACGCTGTACGCCGTT
This is a stretch of genomic DNA from Acidobacteriota bacterium. It encodes these proteins:
- a CDS encoding antibiotic biosynthesis monooxygenase is translated as MTGRQALLLGTSLVTALWFWQRGTAAVVVGSPIVRIAELEIDSPQLDAYKLALKEEIETSIRVEPGVLTLYAVSLKEHPEQVRLFETYRDAAAYESHIQSPHFKTYKDRTRQMVKLLTLVETEPILLGSKSR